The sequence ACGAACTTAATGTATTGGATTGGTTATCTAATATTCAATCTCCTTTTGAAGGCCAAAAATATAATATTGTAGAAATACAATTTAAAAATAATAGAAAAGAATTTTTTCTTAATCAAGAAAAAATATTTCTTGATCAGGGAGATATTGTAACTGTAGAAACTAAATCCGGTATAGGACATGATGTAGGAGTAGTTTATTTAACTGGAGAATTGGCAAGATTACAAATAAGAAATCAAACTATTAATTCAAAAACTTTTAGAAAGGTATACAGAAAATCAACATATAAAGAAGTAAATATTTGGAAATATTTTAAAAAAAAAGAAAATACAACTCTTTTCAAAGCTAAAAAAATTGCAAAAAATCTAAATCTTATTATGAAAATTTGTGATGTAGAATATCAAGGAGATGGAAGAAAAGCTATCTTTTATTATACAGCTGAAAATAGAATTGACTTTAGAAAATTAATTAAAGAATTCGCTTTTTATTTTCATACACGTATAGAAATGCGTCAAATAGGATATAGACAAGAGGCTGCAAAAATTGGTGGAATCGGTTCTTGTGGTCGTGAGCTTTGTTGTTCCACTTGGTTAAAAAAATTTAAAAGTGTAACAACCAATTCAGCAAGATATCAACAACTCTCTATAAATATTCAAAAACTAACCGGACAATGTGGTAAATTAAAATGCTGTCTGAATTATGAATTAGATGCTTACTTAGATGCTATAAAAGATTTTCCAGATTTTAATAGAAAAATTTATACAGAAAAAGGAGCAGCTCAGTGTATGAAAATTGATGTTTTTAAACGAAAAATGTGGTTTTCTTATATTAAAAACCCCAATACTTGGTTTAGAATAGAAGTAAAAAAAATTAAAGAAATTTTAGAAAAAAATAAAATAGCACCTCCTTTAGAAGAATTATCAACTATCAATACTATTCAAAAAACAGAATTAACATTTAAAGATCTATCTATATAACAAAAACATTTTTCATAAATAAAATAATTTTTTCGTGTATAAAAAAAGTACAAAAATAAATTCTTTCTTTTATAAACTTATTTTTTATTTTTGGTTTTTATTTATTATAGGAATAAGTATCATTATTATTATTTTTTATGCAGCTTTTAAAGGTTATTTAGGAAACTTACCTAGCACTCAGGATATAGAAAATCCTGCAATGAAAGTAGGATCAGAGGTATATGACTCTAATGGAATATTATTAGGAAAATTTTTTTCCGAAAATAGAACTTTAGTTACTTATAAACAACTTCCAAAAGATCTCGTAAATGCACTTCTTGCAAAAGAAGATATTCGTTTTAAATACCATTCTGGTATTGATATTAAATCTTTTCTGAGAGCCATTCTTTCTTTAGGAAAAAAAGGAGGAGGAAGTACTATATCACAACAATTGGCTAAACTTCTTTTTACAGGACCATCTGCAAAAAATAAATTTCAAAGAATTCATCAAAAACTTTTAGAATGGGTAATGGCTATTGAATTGGAAAAACGTTATACAAAAGAAGAAATTATTACTATGTATTATAATAAATTTGATTTCTTGTATAATGCAAAAGGAATCGAAACAGCAGCTCATACTTATTTCAATAAAAAGGTTTCTGAACTCAATTTAGGAGAATGTGCTATCCTAGTGGGTATGCTAGAAAATCCTTCTTTATACAATCCTAGAAATTATCCTGATAGAACAAAAAAACAAAGAAATTTGGTTTTACATCAAATGAAAAAATACAATTTTTTGAATATACATAAATATAAAAAAGAATTGGAAAAACCTGTGAAAATAAATTTTAAAATACAAAAAAAA comes from Blattabacterium cuenoti BPAA and encodes:
- a CDS encoding PSP1 domain-containing protein, coding for MNKSCSDCLNKCEKKESILKKKCYELNVLDWLSNIQSPFEGQKYNIVEIQFKNNRKEFFLNQEKIFLDQGDIVTVETKSGIGHDVGVVYLTGELARLQIRNQTINSKTFRKVYRKSTYKEVNIWKYFKKKENTTLFKAKKIAKNLNLIMKICDVEYQGDGRKAIFYYTAENRIDFRKLIKEFAFYFHTRIEMRQIGYRQEAAKIGGIGSCGRELCCSTWLKKFKSVTTNSARYQQLSINIQKLTGQCGKLKCCLNYELDAYLDAIKDFPDFNRKIYTEKGAAQCMKIDVFKRKMWFSYIKNPNTWFRIEVKKIKEILEKNKIAPPLEELSTINTIQKTELTFKDLSI